In Brachybacterium saurashtrense, the genomic stretch GACCGGCGAAGTTCGCATACCAGGTGTGGGAGTGCACCAGGTCCGCCCCGGCGCAGTCCGCGGCGATCAGCAGATCGGTGCCCAGCGTGGACAGGGCGGCGTTGGCGCCCTCGAGCTCGGCCGGGGTGGTGTACGAGAACGTGCCCTCCTCGTCCCGTTCCGCGCCGAAGGCCCGCACCCTCACGTCGAGGTGCGGGCGCAGCACCTTCGTGAGCTCGGCGACGTGGACGCCGGCCCCTCCGTAGACCTCGGGCGGGTACTCCTTGGTGAGCAGATCGACACGCATGGCCAGCTCCTCCTCCTCGTGCGGCAGCGACGGGGTTCAGCGTCTCAGGTCGGGAATCGGTCCACAGGGGACCGACGGTGCGTGACGAGTGCCACGTCTGGACTATCCTCGCACCATGTCGTCCACAAAGGTCCTCGCCATCGTCCTCGCCGGCGGCGAGGGGAAGCGGCTGATGCCGCTGACCCTCGATCGGGCAAAGCCCGCAGTGCCGTTCGGCGGCATCTACCGCCTCATCGACTTCGCCCTGTCGAACATCGTCAACTCCGGCTACCTCAAGATCGTGGTGCTCACCCAGTACAAGTCCCACTCGCTGGACAAGCACGTCGCCCAGACGTGGCGGATGAGCTCCCTGCTGGGCAACTACGTGGCCCCGGTCCCGGCGCAGCAGCGCATGGGCAAGCACTGGTTCCGCGGCAGCGCGGACGCGATCGCGCAGTCGCTGAACCTCATCCACGACGAGAAGCCCGATCACGTGGTGGTCGTCGGCGCCGACAACATTTACCGCATGGACTTCTCCCAGATGCTCGAGGCCCACATCGCCTCCGGGAAGTCCTGCTCCGTCGCCGCGATCCGCCAGCCGATCGAGCTCTCCGACCAGTTCGGCGTGATCGAGACCGATCCCTCCGACCCCACCACCATCAAGGCCTTCGTGGAGAAGCCCACCGAGACCGAGGGGCTCGCGGACGATCCCGGCTCGATCCTCGCCTCCATGGGCAACTACATCTTCGACGCCGACGCGCTGGTGGAGGCCGTCACCCGGGACGCCGAGGACGACTCCTCCAAGCACGACATGGGCGGGGACATCGTGCCCGGCTTCGTGGCGCAGGGCGACGCCGCCGTCTACGACTTCCTCCACAACGAGGTGCCCGGCTCCACCGAGCGCGACCGGGACTACTGGCGGGACGTGGGCACCCTGGACGCCTTCTACGAGGCGCACATGGACCTGATCTCCATCCACCCCGTGTTCAACCTGTACAACGAGGAGTGGCCCACCTTCACCGGGCACCGCAACGCCCCGCCGGCGAAGTTCGTGCACGCGGGCCCGGGGCGCGTGGGCTCCGCGGTGGACTCGGTGATCTCCCCCGGCGTGGTGGTCTCGGGCGCGCAGGTCTCCAGCTCCGTGCTGTCCCCGGGCGTGCGCGTGAACTCGTGGTCCTCGGTCTCGGACTCGGTGCTGATGGACGACGTGATCGTGGGCCGGCACTGCCAGATCCACCGCGCGATCATCGACAAGGGCGTGGTGGTGCCGCCGCGCACCCAGATCGGTCTGGACGTGGAGAAGGACCGCGCCCGCGGCTGGGTGGTCACCGAGTCCGGCATCACGGTGCTCGGCAAGGGAACGGTCATCACCCCGTGACCGCGACCCATCCCGCCGAGACGGTGCCCGCCGTGGCCACCGGGCTGCTGGTCTCCGACGTCGACTCGACCTTCCT encodes the following:
- the glgC gene encoding glucose-1-phosphate adenylyltransferase — protein: MSSTKVLAIVLAGGEGKRLMPLTLDRAKPAVPFGGIYRLIDFALSNIVNSGYLKIVVLTQYKSHSLDKHVAQTWRMSSLLGNYVAPVPAQQRMGKHWFRGSADAIAQSLNLIHDEKPDHVVVVGADNIYRMDFSQMLEAHIASGKSCSVAAIRQPIELSDQFGVIETDPSDPTTIKAFVEKPTETEGLADDPGSILASMGNYIFDADALVEAVTRDAEDDSSKHDMGGDIVPGFVAQGDAAVYDFLHNEVPGSTERDRDYWRDVGTLDAFYEAHMDLISIHPVFNLYNEEWPTFTGHRNAPPAKFVHAGPGRVGSAVDSVISPGVVVSGAQVSSSVLSPGVRVNSWSSVSDSVLMDDVIVGRHCQIHRAIIDKGVVVPPRTQIGLDVEKDRARGWVVTESGITVLGKGTVITP